The Candidatus Caldatribacterium sp. nucleotide sequence GGGATGACAGGAGGAACAACGTAGGGAGGGTGTCCATTGCCACCCCACACGCGGGGATTCCCATGGAAAGTCTTCACGTCTCCTGCGCAGATACCGCATCCTCCAACCCGGATGAGCACTTCCCCGGGGCCAACCTCCGGGACTTCAACTTCCTCAAGACGAAAATCGTGCGGTGCATAGTTCACCACTGCCTTCATGGTACGGGGAAGATTGGGTACGCTCTCGTATCCCATACCACGACCTCCTTTTTTTTTCAATTCTACCATGCTATACTCCTCCCAAGAAGGTGACCCGAGTGTTCCACGTGGGAACCTGCTCGTGGACGGACAGGACACTCATTGAAGAGAGCGACTTCTACCCGAAAGAGGTCCAGACACCGGCTGAGCGTCTACGCTTCTACGCCAGGCACTTCGACACCGTAGAGGTGGACTCGACGTTCTACGCCTTCCCTTCAGAAAGGAACGCTGTCCTCTGGGCTGAGCGAACACCTCCGGGATTTCTCTTCAACGTGAAGGCTCTATCCCTTTTCACCTTCCACCGCACACCCAGAAAGGCCCTGCCCCTTTTCCTCCTCAGAACCCTTGACCCTGCAAGGCAAAACGCCGAGGAGTTCTCCACAAAAGACCTTCCCGAGTCCTGGCTTGCAGAGGCCCTCCTTGCTTTCCTGAAAACCCTCAATCCCCTCCGGGAGAAAGGAAAGCTTGGGTACGTCCTCTTCCAGTTTCCTCCCTGGTTCCGCCCGGAATCTGAGTCTTTTGCGTACCTTGAGTGGCTTCGAAACCACACCGAAGGCGTTACCGTAGCCTTAGAATTCCGCCACCGGAGCTGGTTCCAGAGGGGAACCTTTCCTCGCACCCTG carries:
- a CDS encoding DUF72 domain-containing protein; translation: MFHVGTCSWTDRTLIEESDFYPKEVQTPAERLRFYARHFDTVEVDSTFYAFPSERNAVLWAERTPPGFLFNVKALSLFTFHRTPRKALPLFLLRTLDPARQNAEEFSTKDLPESWLAEALLAFLKTLNPLREKGKLGYVLFQFPPWFRPESESFAYLEWLRNHTEGVTVALEFRHRSWFQRGTFPRTLKFLRDLNLALVCVDEPNLPWTVPPFFETTHTVAVVRFHGRNERAWQERNLPVWEKFRYLYSKEELREWRDRILSKLPEKTEVFVMFNNCYRDFAVRNALEMKKLLGEGGAHA